A DNA window from Candidatus Sulfidibacterium hydrothermale contains the following coding sequences:
- the purD gene encoding phosphoribosylamine--glycine ligase, giving the protein MNILILGSGGREHALAWKLAQSPEAKQIFIAPGNAGTALTGTNVPINPTDFEALKTFVIEKEVEMVVVGPEIPLINGISDFFKQDKLLHDIRVVGPGSKGAQLEGSKDFAKHFMKKYGIPTAAYATFTAETVKEGEKFLETLHPPYVLKADGPAAGKGVLILDNLDAAKTELQNMLLKAKFGKASGKVVIEEYLNGIELSVFILTDGKDYLLLPEAKDYKRIGMGDTGPNTGGMGSVSPVPFANEIFMQKVKEQIIEPTLQGLQEENIPYTGFIFFGLMNVNDNPYVIEYNCRMGDPEAESVIPRIKNDLLEVFDNLTQGKLSESNLEIDERYAASVMLVSEGYPGKYQTGKVIKGLDNLNNCIVYYAGTSRDVEHDQMKTSGGRVLAITAFGDTLKEALQNAYSNVEQINFEGKYYRQDLGFDLQ; this is encoded by the coding sequence ATGAACATCCTGATATTGGGTTCTGGAGGACGTGAGCATGCGCTGGCATGGAAGCTGGCACAGAGTCCTGAGGCAAAACAAATTTTTATTGCCCCCGGAAATGCGGGAACAGCTTTAACAGGAACTAATGTTCCCATCAATCCCACCGACTTTGAAGCATTAAAGACCTTCGTCATAGAAAAAGAAGTGGAGATGGTAGTCGTGGGGCCTGAAATTCCCCTCATCAACGGCATTTCAGACTTTTTTAAACAAGACAAACTATTGCATGATATTCGTGTGGTAGGTCCCGGGAGCAAGGGGGCTCAGCTGGAAGGCAGTAAAGATTTTGCCAAACACTTCATGAAAAAATACGGTATTCCCACAGCCGCTTATGCTACCTTTACTGCGGAAACAGTAAAAGAAGGCGAAAAATTCCTGGAAACCCTCCATCCGCCTTATGTTTTAAAAGCAGATGGTCCGGCTGCAGGAAAAGGGGTACTTATTCTGGACAATCTGGATGCTGCCAAAACCGAACTGCAAAATATGCTGTTAAAAGCTAAATTCGGAAAAGCCTCCGGAAAAGTAGTCATCGAAGAATATTTAAATGGCATAGAGCTTTCCGTCTTTATTTTAACGGATGGCAAAGACTATTTACTTTTACCCGAAGCCAAAGATTACAAACGAATTGGTATGGGAGATACCGGACCAAATACCGGCGGAATGGGATCTGTTTCTCCGGTTCCGTTTGCCAATGAAATCTTTATGCAGAAGGTAAAAGAACAAATTATTGAACCTACCCTTCAGGGACTTCAGGAAGAAAACATTCCGTACACCGGCTTTATTTTCTTCGGACTGATGAACGTAAACGACAATCCGTATGTCATTGAATACAATTGCCGGATGGGAGATCCTGAAGCCGAATCGGTCATTCCGCGAATAAAAAACGATCTGTTGGAAGTATTTGATAATCTGACACAGGGCAAACTAAGCGAAAGCAATCTGGAAATTGACGAACGATATGCCGCTTCGGTAATGCTTGTATCCGAAGGTTATCCCGGAAAATACCAAACAGGAAAAGTCATCAAAGGATTGGATAATTTGAACAATTGTATTGTTTATTATGCCGGCACCAGCCGGGATGTAGAACACGACCAGATGAAAACCAGCGGAGGACGGGTTTTGGCCATTACTGCTTTTGGAGACACCCTGAAAGAAGCTTTGCAAAATGCATATTCCAATGTAGAACAGATTAATTTTGAAGGGAAATATTATCGGCAGGATTTAGGATTTGACCTTCAGTAA
- a CDS encoding methylglyoxal synthase translates to MINTIALVAHDNRKKDLIEWVEYNYGRLMDKKLVCTGTTGRLVKETLEKHLEGKKKKKIKLLKSGPLGGDQQLGAMIAEGKIDMLIFLWDPMEPQPHDVDVKALLRIAVMYNVPTANNRSTADFLITSELFNADYKPLLKDYSAYIKRNLK, encoded by the coding sequence ATGATTAACACCATTGCGCTTGTAGCACACGATAACCGGAAAAAAGACCTGATAGAATGGGTGGAATACAATTACGGCCGGCTGATGGACAAAAAACTGGTTTGCACCGGAACCACAGGCCGGCTGGTAAAAGAAACCCTTGAAAAACATTTGGAAGGCAAAAAGAAGAAAAAAATCAAGCTGCTAAAATCAGGGCCGCTGGGCGGTGACCAGCAACTGGGTGCCATGATTGCGGAAGGGAAAATTGACATGCTGATTTTTTTGTGGGATCCGATGGAACCCCAACCGCATGACGTGGACGTAAAAGCCCTGCTGCGCATTGCCGTGATGTACAACGTGCCCACAGCCAACAACCGCTCCACCGCCGACTTCTTAATTACTTCCGAGCTGTTCAATGCTGATTACAAACCGCTTTTAAAAGATTATTCGGCTTATATAAAACGGAATTTGAAATGA
- a CDS encoding ribonuclease HII: MLLKHYSKKHQREAGCDEAGRGCLAGPVFAAAVILPADFENELLNDSKKLSEKNRNILRKIIEKEALSWAVASVSPEKIDEINILNASILAMHLAIEQLKTKPDFLLIDGNRFKKYKDIPHLTVVKGDGKYMSIAAASILAKTHRDEYMLRIHQEFPQYDWEHNKGYPTLKHKLSIQQFGLSPHHRKSFRTAIQTRLEF, translated from the coding sequence ATGCTTCTTAAACATTACTCAAAAAAGCATCAAAGAGAAGCCGGTTGCGATGAAGCAGGCAGAGGCTGCCTGGCCGGACCGGTATTTGCCGCGGCAGTTATTCTTCCTGCCGATTTTGAAAATGAACTACTCAACGACTCCAAAAAACTCAGTGAGAAAAACCGGAATATTCTGCGCAAGATCATTGAAAAAGAAGCGCTGAGTTGGGCTGTAGCTTCTGTTTCTCCGGAAAAAATTGACGAAATCAATATCCTGAATGCTTCTATTCTGGCCATGCATCTTGCCATTGAGCAACTAAAAACAAAACCTGATTTTTTGCTGATTGACGGTAACCGGTTTAAAAAATACAAAGACATTCCACATTTGACCGTTGTAAAAGGAGACGGAAAATACATGTCGATTGCGGCGGCATCGATTTTGGCTAAAACCCACCGCGATGAATACATGCTCCGCATTCATCAGGAATTTCCGCAATACGATTGGGAACACAACAAAGGATATCCTACGCTGAAACACAAACTTTCCATTCAACAATTCGGATTATCTCCGCATCACCGGAAAAGTTTCCGGACAGCCATTCAAACCCGGCTTGAATTTTAA
- a CDS encoding SRPBCC domain-containing protein, with protein MKNYKQYIKIDAEPEDVYACLTNPFTIELWSDMKAKMEAREGTEFELFDGDIAGKILELEPNKKVVQQWYFGDQETPSIVTFKIHPDKGKVSLELTHTNIPDEVYEEMAEGWKKYYLGRIKEFLELD; from the coding sequence ATGAAAAACTACAAACAATACATCAAAATAGATGCAGAACCGGAAGATGTGTATGCCTGCCTGACCAATCCGTTTACCATTGAATTGTGGTCGGATATGAAAGCCAAAATGGAAGCCCGTGAAGGCACCGAATTTGAGCTGTTTGACGGCGACATCGCCGGAAAAATTCTGGAACTGGAACCCAACAAAAAGGTGGTGCAACAATGGTACTTCGGCGACCAGGAAACGCCTTCCATCGTCACTTTCAAAATCCATCCCGACAAGGGAAAAGTTTCCCTGGAACTTACCCACACCAACATCCCGGATGAAGTTTACGAAGAAATGGCCGAAGGATGGAAGAAATACTATCTTGGAAGAATCAAAGAATTCTTAGAATTAGATTAA
- a CDS encoding DUF6427 family protein, translating to MIIRFFKKSFFPQLITLIVLTILWWIPSVFVDSKVLAFPIFQPSSLSQKWLLQTAAVFIFIITAFFVNYLSIYSRLSNRNSYLSAFFFILLGSALTEFTHLTPVLLATFFLVLFYQKVFQIQKSNKVILTAFDAGLWLGISGLFYPPVLLFFLMGWFALIIYQSDQWQAYITFLTGIFLPWFFIFTGLFWLNNTGELTQWITRFFHLRSQWYPFHNSLDFSLFVLFFLTLLVSVLRITGNLSSLNINQRQNATVVLWGLLFSVLLVALTNTTLQALLFVNIPAALLMGSFFSEIKKLRLANIWVFLLIILIFINHYLFFFYAS from the coding sequence ATGATCATTCGCTTTTTTAAAAAGTCTTTTTTTCCACAACTCATTACACTCATTGTACTCACAATACTTTGGTGGATTCCTTCTGTTTTTGTCGATTCAAAAGTACTGGCTTTCCCAATTTTTCAACCCTCTTCTCTTTCACAAAAATGGCTTTTACAAACAGCTGCTGTTTTTATCTTTATCATTACCGCATTCTTTGTCAATTATTTGTCAATATACAGCCGGTTAAGCAATCGCAACAGTTATCTTAGTGCATTCTTTTTCATTCTTTTGGGGAGTGCTCTGACAGAATTCACTCATCTCACACCGGTTTTACTGGCAACCTTTTTTTTGGTTCTCTTTTATCAAAAGGTTTTTCAAATACAAAAGAGCAATAAAGTCATTCTTACGGCATTTGACGCAGGATTATGGCTGGGAATATCCGGACTTTTCTACCCTCCTGTTTTACTCTTTTTTCTGATGGGATGGTTTGCCCTTATCATTTACCAATCCGATCAGTGGCAAGCCTATATTACTTTTCTCACCGGTATTTTTTTACCTTGGTTTTTCATTTTTACCGGTTTATTCTGGTTAAATAACACCGGAGAACTCACACAATGGATTACCCGTTTTTTTCATCTCCGCAGCCAATGGTATCCTTTTCATAATTCGTTAGATTTCAGCTTATTTGTTTTATTCTTTCTCACTCTTCTGGTCTCTGTTCTCCGCATCACCGGAAATCTTTCGTCGTTGAATATTAACCAACGGCAAAACGCTACGGTTGTTTTATGGGGCTTACTTTTTTCGGTGTTACTTGTTGCCCTTACGAATACGACACTTCAGGCATTATTGTTCGTGAACATTCCGGCCGCTTTGCTGATGGGAAGTTTTTTTTCGGAAATAAAAAAGCTGCGTCTTGCCAATATTTGGGTTTTCCTTCTGATTATCCTCATTTTTATCAACCATTACTTATTCTTTTTTTATGCTTCTTAA
- a CDS encoding sensor histidine kinase, with product MGDYDGNGKKEIYIFATSHDSIFLHVEEPLNHDKIIINRMFITTIGVNTHKQPSYGIKINGLEKMSNQASFKSLIFTINGFFDYNTRFSAQIDIKNKRIIKTEGLHFPPYISAICDVDNDGRKEAFIWGEVPSNTFDTVPFSDSKAWFMILNNKMKFKYPPISFPSHYGISFSFPVGSPGNYKIYFFYSKTRNSLSTLYLYDTSKHQLKDTHIKLKVSAKSLIKTGQNRTLIIRTKKRKFYLLSETGKLKKLPNCPSIVFPYTKRSFLCTFRGKQSYFFPTKNPLGYMLLNDHFEKLAFLKLNNSFNYHYHITFWRIMHGKKVQLLVYNDDKPFLFNISRNPYYYIWPLIYLAVFGFFLAFVYAISYSQKQRLKKKEELEKRILSLQLITLKGQIRPHFIFNALNAIMANINLGQYDLAYKYLGKFSRLLRMLYAEENKLVVSLHREMDFVRNYLEIEHFRFKENLIFSITIDDDINQDILIPRMLIQIFVENAIKHGIKNLNKPGKINIHIYQDKKSIIIEIEDNGIGRKAAAKKPANQKSGYGLKVVNDMIAIHKKQTGIQVNYHYIDLYSPDGKAEGTKVVVQILKQRHKRQKK from the coding sequence GTGGGTGATTATGACGGCAATGGGAAAAAGGAGATATACATCTTTGCCACTTCGCATGATAGCATTTTTTTGCATGTGGAAGAACCGTTGAACCATGATAAAATTATCATCAATAGAATGTTTATAACGACAATAGGAGTAAATACACACAAACAACCTTCATATGGCATCAAAATAAATGGTCTTGAAAAGATGAGTAACCAAGCTTCTTTCAAAAGCTTGATTTTCACAATTAATGGTTTTTTTGATTACAACACCCGTTTTTCCGCCCAAATAGACATTAAGAATAAGCGTATAATAAAAACAGAGGGGCTTCATTTTCCCCCATACATTTCTGCTATCTGCGACGTGGACAATGACGGGAGAAAAGAGGCCTTTATCTGGGGAGAAGTTCCAAGTAATACTTTTGACACCGTCCCTTTTTCAGACAGTAAAGCCTGGTTCATGATTTTAAACAATAAGATGAAATTTAAATACCCTCCGATTTCATTTCCCTCCCATTACGGAATATCTTTTAGCTTTCCCGTCGGATCACCGGGTAATTATAAAATTTATTTTTTCTATTCAAAAACAAGAAATTCTCTCTCAACACTATATCTATATGATACTTCAAAACACCAATTAAAAGATACCCACATAAAACTAAAAGTAAGCGCTAAAAGTCTAATAAAAACCGGACAAAATAGAACTTTAATTATCCGAACAAAAAAACGAAAGTTTTATTTACTATCAGAAACAGGAAAACTCAAAAAATTACCCAATTGCCCAAGTATTGTATTTCCGTATACAAAACGTTCTTTTCTATGCACTTTCAGGGGAAAACAAAGCTACTTTTTTCCCACGAAAAATCCATTGGGTTATATGCTACTTAATGATCACTTTGAAAAACTGGCTTTTTTAAAGTTAAACAATTCTTTCAACTATCACTATCATATTACTTTTTGGCGCATAATGCATGGTAAAAAGGTACAACTTCTTGTTTACAACGACGATAAACCTTTTCTGTTCAATATCTCACGAAATCCATATTATTACATTTGGCCGCTCATCTATCTTGCTGTATTCGGATTCTTTCTTGCCTTTGTATACGCCATCTCGTATTCTCAAAAACAGCGATTAAAGAAAAAAGAAGAACTGGAAAAGCGGATTCTCTCATTGCAATTAATTACCCTTAAAGGCCAGATACGTCCCCATTTTATTTTCAATGCGCTTAATGCCATTATGGCTAACATTAACCTGGGACAATATGATTTGGCTTACAAATATCTCGGAAAATTCAGCCGGCTGTTGCGCATGCTTTACGCCGAAGAAAATAAACTGGTGGTTTCCCTTCACCGGGAAATGGATTTCGTAAGAAATTATCTGGAAATTGAACATTTCCGTTTTAAAGAGAACCTAATATTTTCCATTACTATTGACGATGATATTAACCAAGACATACTCATTCCCAGAATGCTCATACAAATATTTGTAGAAAATGCGATCAAACACGGCATCAAGAATCTGAACAAACCAGGAAAAATAAATATCCACATTTATCAGGATAAAAAAAGTATCATCATAGAAATAGAAGACAATGGGATAGGCCGTAAAGCAGCTGCGAAAAAACCGGCAAACCAAAAAAGTGGCTATGGTCTGAAGGTTGTGAATGATATGATTGCTATTCATAAAAAGCAAACAGGTATTCAAGTGAACTATCATTATATAGACTTGTATTCACCTGACGGGAAAGCTGAGGGGACAAAAGTAGTCGTTCAAATTCTGAAACAAAGACACAAAAGACAAAAAAAATAA
- a CDS encoding glycosyltransferase family 4 protein yields MKIAVNTRLLLKNKLEGIGWFTYEIFSRMVRSHPEHQFYFLFDRPYDQRFIFSENVIPVVVSPPARHPVLHYWWFEHALPKALKKINPDLFISPDAYNSLSSPYRNIMVIHDLNFVHHPEMMPWLPRKYYNYYTPLYAWKASRIVTVSGFTKNDIVDQYKIPANRIDVVYNGANTLYQPILPEVQEFTKRKFTNGHAYFLFVGALNPRKNIAGLFQAFDLFAEETQSETRLVVVGEKMFGGREIKKAFSAMKHREKVIFTGRLEPEILKNIMGSALALTLVSFFEGFGIPVIEAFNAGIPVITSNTSALPEITGEAALLVNPFDTKEIADAMKKITFVPDLRKKLVRKGFQRSRLFSWDKAAEQFWEAVEKTVR; encoded by the coding sequence TTGAAAATAGCGGTTAATACGCGGTTATTACTCAAAAACAAACTGGAGGGGATCGGCTGGTTCACTTATGAAATTTTCAGTCGTATGGTAAGATCCCACCCAGAGCACCAGTTTTATTTCTTATTTGACAGGCCTTACGATCAACGATTTATTTTTTCGGAGAATGTTATCCCGGTAGTTGTTTCTCCGCCTGCACGGCATCCTGTTTTGCACTATTGGTGGTTTGAACATGCCCTCCCGAAAGCATTAAAAAAAATTAATCCCGATCTGTTTATTTCACCCGACGCATATAATTCTCTTTCTTCGCCTTACCGCAACATCATGGTTATTCATGACTTAAACTTTGTTCATCATCCGGAAATGATGCCTTGGCTTCCCCGAAAATATTACAACTATTACACGCCGCTTTACGCATGGAAAGCCAGCCGAATTGTTACCGTTTCCGGATTTACCAAAAACGATATCGTTGACCAATATAAAATTCCTGCGAATAGAATTGATGTTGTTTATAACGGAGCCAACACGCTGTATCAGCCTATTTTACCGGAAGTACAGGAATTCACAAAGAGAAAATTCACCAATGGGCATGCTTATTTTCTTTTTGTGGGCGCATTGAATCCCAGGAAAAATATTGCCGGACTTTTCCAGGCTTTCGACTTATTTGCCGAAGAAACCCAATCAGAAACCCGCCTTGTTGTTGTAGGTGAAAAAATGTTTGGGGGTCGTGAGATAAAAAAAGCTTTTTCAGCAATGAAACACCGAGAGAAAGTAATCTTCACCGGCCGGCTTGAACCAGAAATTCTGAAAAATATTATGGGTTCAGCACTTGCTCTTACGCTTGTTTCCTTTTTTGAAGGATTTGGAATTCCGGTAATTGAAGCTTTCAATGCCGGCATTCCGGTAATTACATCCAATACCAGTGCGCTTCCGGAAATAACCGGCGAAGCCGCACTCCTGGTCAACCCTTTTGACACAAAAGAAATTGCCGATGCCATGAAAAAGATTACTTTTGTGCCGGATTTGAGGAAAAAACTGGTAAGGAAAGGCTTCCAAAGAAGTCGTCTGTTCAGTTGGGATAAAGCCGCCGAACAGTTTTGGGAAGCTGTTGAGAAAACCGTGCGTTAA
- a CDS encoding FGGY-family carbohydrate kinase: MENTGVGEKVVLVIDVGTQSIRASFIDRNGNICEIEKTPIEAYFSTQPGYAEQDPEYFWEKLCETTRRLFQNSRIPVENIKGMALTTQRGTLVNLDKKGKPLRPAIIWLDQRKARVENWPKGITKAALKLAGVYESVTYAIKESEANWIRQNQPEIWGKTDKFLLLSGFLTYRLSGKFVDSVGNMVGFLPFDYKKHRYSKRREPNARMFPVEREKLADLVFPSDRIGEVTPEASVQTGIPAGLPIIAAASDKACEVLGSGALSPETACLSYGTTATIQTVNDHYLEVVRMFPAYPSAIPHYFNTEVMIYRGFWMIKWFKNEFGYREVERARELDVEPEALFDEMITDIPPGSMGLTLQPYWSPGVKLPGIEAKGAVIGFGDVHTRAHLYRSILEGIAYALKDGALRTERKTGVKIEKIRVSGGGSQSRNALQLTADIFNMKVEKPHTFETSALGAAINAFVGLKLYPDFETAIKNMSHIGETFEPIPENVKVYDQLFNRVYRRMYRKLKPLYNDIRDIINYPKK, translated from the coding sequence ATGGAAAATACCGGAGTTGGTGAAAAAGTCGTGTTGGTGATTGATGTAGGAACCCAGTCTATCCGGGCCTCTTTCATTGACCGGAACGGAAACATTTGCGAAATTGAAAAAACACCCATTGAGGCTTACTTTTCCACGCAACCCGGCTATGCCGAGCAGGACCCGGAATATTTTTGGGAAAAACTTTGTGAAACCACCCGCCGTTTGTTTCAAAACAGCCGCATTCCTGTTGAAAATATCAAAGGCATGGCGCTGACCACCCAACGTGGTACATTGGTTAATTTGGATAAAAAGGGTAAACCGTTGCGGCCGGCCATCATTTGGCTCGACCAGCGCAAAGCCCGTGTGGAAAACTGGCCCAAAGGCATCACCAAAGCAGCACTGAAACTTGCCGGGGTGTACGAGTCGGTAACTTACGCGATAAAAGAAAGCGAAGCCAACTGGATACGGCAAAACCAGCCGGAAATATGGGGAAAAACCGATAAGTTTTTATTGCTCTCGGGATTCCTCACTTACCGGCTTTCCGGAAAATTTGTGGATTCGGTGGGAAATATGGTGGGTTTTTTGCCTTTCGATTACAAAAAACATCGGTATTCCAAACGCCGCGAACCCAATGCCCGGATGTTCCCAGTGGAAAGGGAAAAGCTGGCCGACCTGGTTTTTCCTTCTGACCGGATAGGAGAGGTTACCCCGGAAGCTTCGGTACAGACTGGTATTCCGGCCGGACTTCCCATTATTGCAGCGGCTTCCGACAAGGCTTGCGAAGTGCTGGGTTCTGGTGCCCTGTCACCCGAAACGGCTTGCCTGAGTTACGGAACCACGGCTACGATTCAGACGGTGAACGACCATTATCTGGAGGTGGTGCGCATGTTTCCGGCTTATCCCAGCGCTATCCCGCATTATTTCAATACCGAGGTGATGATCTACCGCGGTTTTTGGATGATCAAATGGTTTAAAAACGAATTTGGTTACCGTGAAGTGGAACGTGCCCGGGAACTGGATGTGGAACCTGAAGCCTTGTTTGATGAGATGATTACCGACATCCCGCCGGGTTCCATGGGACTCACCCTGCAGCCTTACTGGTCGCCGGGTGTCAAACTGCCGGGCATTGAAGCCAAAGGCGCCGTGATTGGTTTTGGCGATGTGCATACGCGGGCCCATTTGTACCGGTCGATTCTGGAAGGTATTGCTTATGCCCTGAAAGACGGTGCTTTGCGCACCGAACGGAAGACCGGTGTAAAAATTGAGAAAATCCGCGTGTCGGGAGGCGGCTCACAAAGCCGAAATGCCCTGCAACTGACAGCTGATATTTTTAATATGAAAGTGGAAAAACCCCACACGTTTGAAACTTCGGCTCTCGGCGCTGCCATCAATGCTTTTGTGGGATTAAAACTGTATCCCGATTTTGAAACCGCCATTAAAAACATGAGTCATATCGGGGAAACTTTTGAGCCGATTCCCGAAAATGTAAAGGTTTACGATCAGCTTTTCAATCGCGTTTATCGTCGCATGTACCGTAAGTTAAAGCCGTTGTATAACGATATCCGGGATATTATCAATTACCCGAAAAAATAG
- a CDS encoding LytR/AlgR family response regulator transcription factor — MRQIKAIVVDDEPDARRSLKKDIQQNFPEINVVSLAENSEKALEAIEKHQPDVVFLDVEMPGKNGLEVARSLKTQNIKTTIIFTTAFDHYAIEAIRYAAFDYLLKPVDMEELGAVLERYKTERNGHSLEHKLERLATWLSPDRIHFDTPNGFIYIRPTDIIYCESNKKKETTIALANGRTERVNMKLKQIEALLPPRLFARVSSSVIIGLNYLVKVDDQTKTVYLENMLVEYEFKIDSKHLKKLI, encoded by the coding sequence ATGCGACAAATAAAAGCAATTGTTGTCGATGATGAACCCGATGCTCGACGTAGTTTAAAAAAAGACATTCAACAAAACTTTCCGGAGATAAATGTTGTTTCTCTTGCCGAAAACTCAGAAAAAGCATTAGAAGCCATCGAGAAACATCAACCGGATGTGGTCTTTCTCGATGTGGAAATGCCGGGGAAGAACGGACTGGAGGTAGCCCGTAGTCTGAAAACACAGAACATAAAAACCACCATTATTTTTACTACCGCTTTTGACCATTATGCCATTGAAGCCATCCGGTATGCGGCTTTCGATTATCTGCTTAAACCGGTGGATATGGAAGAGCTGGGCGCTGTTCTTGAGCGGTATAAAACGGAACGGAACGGACACAGCCTGGAACACAAATTAGAACGTCTGGCAACCTGGCTCAGCCCCGACCGTATCCATTTTGATACCCCTAACGGTTTTATCTATATTCGTCCCACTGATATTATCTATTGCGAAAGCAATAAGAAGAAAGAAACCACCATCGCACTGGCAAACGGCCGTACCGAAAGGGTAAATATGAAACTTAAACAAATTGAAGCACTTTTACCGCCCCGTTTATTTGCACGGGTAAGTTCCTCGGTGATTATTGGACTGAATTACCTCGTCAAAGTGGATGACCAAACGAAAACGGTGTACCTGGAAAATATGCTGGTGGAATATGAATTTAAAATCGACTCAAAACACTTAAAAAAACTAATCTGA